CTAATTGCTGGCTGACAGCTGTGGGCTGCAATTCCAGCATCTCTGCCAAATTGCGTAAGCTCAAGCCATCCTCACCTGCTACAAAGAGCAGGACTTCGATTTCAGCTAAGCGATTCATGTTCACTCCTTACTAGATAAATGTCTCCAAAGGTTTCTGCCTGTTCCAGAACAATTTCATGAACCTTGACCAATTCCAAGGTTGCCAGAAAAATGGTAATGACCTCATTGATGTCCTGGCTCTCCTTAAAGAGCTGGCCCAGTTCAATCCGTGAACTCGTTTGAAAACGACTGCGGACAAAGTTCATCATGTCTTCGATTTTATACTCATCACGGGCAATGGTCGCATGGGACTGACGGAGACTGGCCTGTTTTTCAGCCATGACCTTAGAAAAGGCTAGGAAAATATCAATGACTGTCTTGTCTTTGGCTAGTTGAACATCTTCATAAATCAAGTCCAGCTTGGGTTTTGAAAAATAGTTGGCCCGTTCATAATGTTGCTCCCCTAATTTCTCACTGAGAAGTTTGAACTTGCGGTATTCTTCCAACTGGTCCAAGAGGTCCATTTCTGGGTCATCTTCAGGGTCTGTCTGTTCAACAACTTTTGGTAAGAGCCTTCGGCTTTTGATGACCATCAACTGACTGGCCATGACCATATACTCTCCTGCCACCTCCAAACGCATGGCCTGTAAGGTGGCAATGTAGGCTAGGTATTGCTCAATGACCTCTGTAATTGGAACCTCGTAAATATCTACTTGATACTTGGACACCAGGTGAAGCAAGAGATCCAGAGGTCCTTCAAAATCTTTTAATTTTATATCCATTATCTAAATTTTTCCAAACTCATGCTTGTTTTTAGTCCCAACTGCTTGGCGATTTGGTCCAAGGATTTGCCCTCATCTATCTGGCTCAGAATGTACTGTTCTCGTAATTTTTGGGCTGTCCAATCAGGCTTGCCGATGGACTGGACAAATTCCGTCAGACGATTGAAAAACCACTGACGAGAATAGGTCTGCCCTTTTTTGTCAAAGACATACATCCCAGTCAAATGCCCTTCCAAATAAACAAGTAATTCCTTGGGCAAGGTGAGGACGCGCTTAGTCGCCCCTTTCTCAACTGTTAGGACTTGAAAATCCAGATTGACCTGCTGGCTAGTCAGCTCTGCTATTTCGCTAGGTATCAAGCCCAAATATGCTATCAAAAGTGCAATGAGCTGCCCTTCAAGCCAAGGACTATCTTGAAAGAGGAGAGAAAGATCCTCACGCTCCAGCTTTTTTTTGACACTGGCTGGACCTGTCAGAGCCTGTAGCTTGTAAAACCTGTCCAAGCGACCTCTTTCATAGAGAAAGTAGAGAAATTGATTGACCGTTGAGAGTTTTCTCTTCTGAGCAGCAGGTTTCAAGTCTAGAAGGGACTGCTGATAGACCAAAAGTGACTGCTGGTTGATGTCCCCCTTGGTCAGCTCCACAAATTGCTGCAGGTCATAGGTATAGGATTTTTGGCTATTGACACTGACCTTTTTGCTCTGGATAAACGCTTCTATGGCCTGCTTCATTTCTTACCTTCTTTTGATGCCAAGGGGAAATTATGCAGGAGAGCATTGATGGCTTTGAGAATGGATTTGCGGGTAATAATGCCTAGAAATTCCCTGTTTTCCCCCAGAACCGGTAGGAAGGATTGGTCGACTAGCTTGCGCATGACTTCTGTCAAGTCATAATCCAAACCAACAGTCTCCTCGTCTGTCTTAGCAATCAAGGAAATATCTCTATTCAATTCATCATCTGATAACTCATGCTCAGCCTGGTACTTGATAATCTCCGTCAAGCCAATGGTGCCGAAGAAACGACCGTCTTCTGTCACCACGGGCACACGGGAATAGGTCATGTGACTGAGCAACAGCTTGGCATGGTCAATATTGTGGGTATCAATGATAACAGCCAATTTATCTGCTGGTGTCAAGAAAGTTTCTTCTTGGTCCAGTAAAAACGCTTCAAATTCTCGTGCAATCATCGTGAAATATCCTTTGTCAATGCTGGAAATAGTTGATGGTGGCGGTTATAGTAGTCCACATGGAAGTGATCATCATAGATGGTCACAAGGGCATAGAGGCATTCTCTGACCAAACCACGAGGTTGGCTGACGGAACCAGGATTGAGGAAGAGGGTCTTGCCACGCACTTCCGCATCAGGTACATGCAAATGCCCATACAAACAAATATCCGCATCCACTTCCTGTGCCCAATAATCCAAGCGTTGCCAGCCATAGTTAATGCCATAGAGGTGTCCATGGGTTTGGGCAATGGTCACATCACCCAATTGAGTAATGAGCTGGTCTGGATAACCGCCAAAATAGTCGCAGTTGCCATTAACCACTTGAATGCCGTCCCAAAGACTATCTTGACTATCCAGCTCCGAATCCCCATTGTGAAAGATAGCATCGACCTTGCCAAGATAGTGGTTTTTAATCTCTTCTACAATCTGTCTGTCCCCATGAGAATCACTCATGACTAGGATTGTTTTGCTTGCTCCTGCCATACTGGAAATGCCTCCACTAATTTTTCTAGTGCTTGTGCACGATGGGAAATCTGATTTTTTTCTTCTAAGGTCAACTCTGCTGAGGTCTTGCCTGTTTCACCGACGAGGAAGAGCGGGTCATATCCAAATCCGTTTTCCCCACGGAGTTCCATACCGATAAAACCTTCCCAGTCCGCTTCGACCACCAAACTATCACGATTTGGAGCCGCCATGACTAGGGTGCAATGGAACTGAGCAGAACGATTTTTCAAGTCGAAAACCATAGCTAACTCATGCAAGAGTTTGGCATTATTGAGCTCATCTGTGGCGTCTGGTCCTGAAAAACGAGCAGACCAGACACCTGGCAGACCGCCAAGTGCATCAACCTTCAAGCCTGAATCATCAGCCAAAACCATCTTCCCTGTCAGCTCTGCTATGGTTTCAGCCTTGAGCCGTGCATTTTCTTCAAAAGTCATACCTGTTTCTGCTACATCTGGCAGGTCAGGATAGTTGTTGAGGTTCTCAACTTGGTAACCAAACCGCTCAAAAAACTTACGGAATTCCTTGGTCTTACCTTCATTTTTAGTGGCAATCAAGATGGTATCTCCCACGCTTGCCAACCCCTTGTCTTGACCGAAGAAATCAGACATAGCCACACCATCTTTTGTCAGATGAACCAAGAGAAGCTTGTCATTCTCTGTTACCAGAATAGCCCCTTGGTGTTGGAGGGCCTTGAACTGTCTATTGTTTAACTCATTCAAAACATCACAGGCAAACTGGAAGAGGGCAAAGTCAGACTGAAGTTTAATCACCTCAATATTGACACACTGGTTAAAAGTCTCATCTTCATAGTTGCCAGCAATGAGTTTGTCAAACAATTGACCAATCTGGTAAATTTCTTGTTCTCTGCCAGTTTCACCAAATGAACCAAATAGGTTGGCAAAGCTAGCCTTTCCAATAAACCAGTTATGCTCATCTCTGTATTCGTATATCTTGTCTGTCATAGTTCTACATGCTCCACATGAATATCAATGCCCATCCAGCTTTCAGCAATTTCTTTAAAAGCTGCTGGGCTAGCTGTTGTGTAAAAACGGTGCTGAACATCCTTTTCGGTACGACTTCGGTTGATTTCGAAATAATTCAACAAAACCGAAATATCCCGTGCGCACTCTGCCCCACTGTCAATCAACTTGACATCCTTGCCCATGGCATTTTGAATGATGGGACGGAGAAGTGGATAGTGGGTACAGCCCAAAACCAGCGTATCTACCTGACCGACCAAGGGACGCAGACTATCGTAGACAACTTTCTTTGCCAAACTAGATTGATGTCCATTGGACTCTACCAAAGGGACAAACTTGGGACAAGCCAAGCTTTCTACCTGTATCCCAGGAGAGAGAGCCTGTATCTTTTGTCTGTAAATATCCGATTGGATGGTCATAGCGGTTCCTAAAACCCCAATCTTCCCATTCCTTGTCGCCTTGATGGCTGCGGAGGCACCTGGCAAGATAACACCCAAAACGGGAATATCTAGAGATTCCTTGATTTCGTCCAAGACAATTGCTGTAGCTGTATTACAGGCAAGGACAATCATTTTGACATTTTTTGTCAATAAGAAACGCACCAATTCCCAAGTATATTCTCTGATTTGTTCAGCTGGTCTAGGACCGTAAGGAGCTCGTGCAGAATCTCCGATATAAACGATTTCTTCATGGGGTAATTGACGCATGAGTTCACGCACAACCGTCAAACCACCCACACCTGAATCTAAAAATCCTATAGGTCTATTATCCATACTGCTCAGAATAGCCAGAAGTCTGACTAACCTTTCTTTCTTACTCAAAAAAAGGGAATGGGAAAGAATATCCCAGTCCCATGTCGCTTATTTTTTCTTGCTTGCTGCTTTTTGCTGGCTCTTGATTTGGCGAAGTACTTGTTGTACTTTTGCTTCGCTTGGCTTTTGACCCATTTGGCTCATCATCAAGCGCAAGGCATTTTCATCCAAAACTGGCTTGTCAGCAATGTAGTTTTCCACTTGTTTGCGTGACAAGTAAATCCCCAAGGCTACACCACCTGCAAGTGCCACAAGCACCAAAACAATTACTAAACCGATACCTAATTGCATATCAATCTCCTGATTTTCTAAAAAATAATTCATCTGGTATTGCATCGCGCAATCTCATACTGACACTATTATACCAAATTCCCCAAGCTTTTCCAAGACTTACCTGTCAAATTCAAAACCGTAAATGGTTGCGAAATAATCCTCAGGAGTTTCAGCACGGCGAATCATACGAGCTGTGCCATCTTCCTGCAAAAGAATTTCAGAAGAACGCAAACGACCGTTGTAATTGTAACCCATGGAGAAGCCGTGAGCCCCACTATCATGGATGACCAAGGTATCTCCTACTTCTGCCCGTGGCAATTCCCGATTAACCGCAAACTTGTCGTTGTTTTCACATAAAGAGCCTGCTACATCCACGACTTCAATCGGAGCGTCTGGTCGAGTGATGTTAGTGATATGGTGATAAGCGCCGTAGAAAGCTGGGCGCATGAGGTTGGCAGCTGAGGCATCTACACCTACATAGGTCCGATAGGTTTCCTTACGATGAAGCACCTTGGTAATCAAGTGACCATGCGGCGCCAACATAAAGCGACCCAATTCCGTAAAAATTTTGACCTGTCCCATACCAGCTGGCGTGAGAATTTCCTCATAGGCCTTACGAACTCCCTCACCAATGACAGCGATGTCGTTTGGCTCTTGGTCTAGGCGATAGTTGACACCAATACCACCTGATAGGTTGATGAAGTCCAAGGTCACACCTGTTTCCTCACGAATTTCCAAGGCCAATTCAAAGAGTTGACGAGCTAGGACAGGGTAGTAATCATTGGTAACAGTATTTGAAGCCAGAAAGGCATGGATACCAAATTCCTTGACACCAAGTTCTTTTAACTCCTTGTAGCCCTTCATCAGCTGGTCCTTGGTCATGCCAAACTTAGACTCTTCAGGATGGTCCATAATATCCGTTCCCAGTGAGAATACTCCACCTGGATTGTAACGGAGGCAGACGGTTTCTGGAATTCCGGCTACATTTTTCAAAAACTCAATGTGTTCGTAGGCATCCAAATTGATTGTTGCACCAACTTTACGAGCATAGACAAATTCTTGGGCTTGCGTATCATTTGATGTGAACATGATGTCCTTGAAGCCCATTTTTTCACTCATGAGCACCTCTACATCTGTCGCACAGTCCACTCCACAGCCTTCTTCTTGCAAGATTTTCAAAATGGCTGGTGTCGGTGTCGCTTTGACTGCAAAATATTCCTTAAAACCCTTATTCCACGCAAAAGCTGCATTTAAAGCACGAGCCTTATCACGAATGCCTTTTTCATCATACAAATGAAAGGGAGTGGGAAATTGCTCCGTAATGGTTTCTAGAACTTCTTTACTAACAAATGGTGTCTTGGTCATCTCTCTACCTCATCAAATATTTTTCCTATTATACCACAGAACATCCTTTTCAGAAAATGAAAAACCCACTCCTAAGAGTGGGCAATGACTAATCTCTATTCATCATTCCAAAAATGCGAAGCAAGTTGAGGAAGAGGTTAACAAAGTCAAGGTAGAGTTGAAGAGCCATAGACACTACCCAACCATTCTGGACATTGCCACCTGTTTGCTCAAAGACATTTCGGATACGTTGGTTGTCATAAGCAATCAAACCTGAGAAAACAAGGACTGACACGATAGACATGGCAAAGCTGATACCTGAACTACGAAGGAAGATGTTGATGACACTGGCAATCATAATTCCCCAGAGGGCAGCACGCAAGGCTTGGGCCATACCTGAAAGGTTTTTCTTAGTCGTCATACCAATCACTGCCATAATGGCAAACATCAGAGCAGCAGATAGGAAGGCCAAGGCAACTGTTTCAGTCGTATAGAACATCAAGACCATACTGATGGTCAAGCCGTTTGTTACCGAGTAGGCCAAGAACATTGGTAGGGCCATTGGACTATTTTTAGCAGCCATGGTAGAAGCAGCAACCACCAAGGCAATTTGTCCCAACATGACCAACATCATAACAATAGAACCAGCACTAAGCAAGGCATAAAGAAACTGCTGGAAAACAGTAACTGCTAGGAAGGAGACAAGGGCTGACAAGCCAATTCCCATAGCAACTACAGCATAAATCTTCCCAAAGAAACGGTTAAGAGCGGTGTTATCCACCTGATTGATGATAAATGAATCGTTGTTCATATAGTTCTCCTTTTATATCCTACTCAAAGCGCAGGACCTTTCGATTTTTCCATTTGTATTGCAGGGGCAGGGTAAACTCACGAACTGCCCAATATTTATCTACACAGGTCACAATCCATGATTCCTTGTAACGGGGCGGAGCCAAGGTTGCACCAAACATATGCTTGACAATAATATCTTCTTCTACCTTATTAAGCTTGGTTAATTTTTCTGCATTGCGCTTGGCAATCCGCGGATGGACCCAGGCATGACTTTTGTTAAATTTTGTTTCACGCCAGTCATAGAAGAAGAGATCATGTAGGAGGCCACCTCTGGCAGTCGACTTGGCATCCCATCCAAATTTTTTAGCAATTTTATAGCTGGTGTAGGAAACATTGATCGAATGTTCCAAGCGAGTCGAATGATAGTGGTGGGGAATGTCCGCCAACTTCTGCACCTTTTTAGTGTCAATCAAGTGACCGACATAAGCCATATATTCTTTATCTTTTTTATAAGCACCCATAGATGTAAACCTCGTTTTGTTATTATAACACAGTTTATGCTTCTTGGCTTAAATAAAGCTAAAGACTAAAATTCCTGCTGCAATGGCAACATTCAAACTCTCCGCCTGGCCAGGCATGGTGATGTGAACCAGCTGATCGGCTTCCTCAGCCACAAAATCCGAAATCCCCTGACCTTCATTTCCCATCACAAGTGCAAAGCTAGCCCCTGGTGCTACCTGCCTATAATCTACAGACTGACTAGATAGGGTCGTTGCCAAAATCTCCACCTGATTATTTTTTAGAGTGGAGAGAATATCACCGATGGGCAGGCGATAGATGGGCAGATGAAAATGACTTCCCTGCATAGAACGAAGGACCTTCATATTGTAAATATCGGCTGACTTATCTGTCAAAAATACGCCATCAAAACCAGCCGCATCAGCCGTACGTATGATGGTGCCAACATTCCCTGGGTCCTGAACATCTTCCAAGACTAGAAACCTACCATCCAGTCGCTCAGGCAAATCCTGACTAGGTAGAGCAAGTTGGGCAAGAACCCCTTGCGGTGACTTAGAATCAGTCAAATCTTGCATGATTTCTGGGCTGACTACTGTCACTTGCTCCATATGAGCAACCCTGTCCACATACTCTTCCACCACCAAAATATGTTGAATAGTCGCTCCAGCCTTGACTGCTTCTTCTAATAAATGCCATCCCTCAATTAAGTAGGAAGACCTACGGTATTTTTTCTGTTGTAATTTCTTAATTTGTTTGACCAGATTATTGGATTTCGAACGGATAATTTCCATAGTTTCCTCATTTTCTTTCTTACCCAACAATGATATAATAAAGTAAAGTTCTTGTCAAAAGGAGAAACTTATGAGAAAGGTTAAAATGATTGCATCTGGTCGGGTGCAAGGAGTTGGTTTTCGTTGGGCTGTCCAATTTTTAGCAGTGGAAATTGGTGATATTTACGGCAGGGTCTGGAACAATGATGATGGAACAGTGACCATCTTGGCTCAGTCCGAAAACGCTGAGAAGCTCAGCCATTTTATCCATGAAATCCGAAAAGGCCCCTCTCGCATGGCAAAGATTAGCTATCTTGATGTGACACTTGCTAACTTTGACGACTACCATGATTTTCAGGTCAGTCATAGATAAAACTTGAAAATTGACCATAAAAACAGTAAAATAGAATGTATCATGTAAAAAGGAATGTAGCAATTTGAAAAAGAATAAACGTCTACTCTTAGCCAGCATGGCTCTTGCCAGTCTTGTATTTTTGGCTGGATGTGTCAAAACTGATAAAAAAGGTGTTCCAACCGGTGAAGGCTGGGTTTATAACTATCTGGTAGAACCAATGGGAAACCTGATTACCTTCTTTGCTGAAAACCAAGGACTTGGTTTTGGTCTTGCCATTATCGTGGTAACCCTCATCGTTCGCTTCGTGATTATGCCACTCGGTATCTATCAGTCTTGGAAAGCAACCTACCAATCGGAAAAGATGAACTACCTCAAGCCAATCTTGGGTCCTATCCAAGAGCGCATGAAAAATGCAAGCTCTCAAGAGGAACAATTGGCTGCGCAACAAGAATTCTTTGCGGCTCAAAAGCAGTATGGAGTAAGTGTATTTGGCGGTATGGGCTGTCTTCCACTCCTTATCCAAATGCCTTTCTTCACGGCTCTCTTCTATGCAGCCCGTCACACACCAGGTATCTCTGAAGCCTCATTCTTAGGCATTCCTCTTGGTCAGCCAAGTATGATTCTGACTGCTGTAGCAGGTATTCTCTACTATGCCCAATCACTATTGATGCAGGTCGGCATGGATGAAGAACAGAAAAAGCAAATGCAAACCGTGACCTATATGAACCCTATCATGATTGTCATTTTCTCTTGGACTTCACCAGCTGGTGTCACTCTCTACTGGGTGGTCGGCGGTATTGTCGGGCTCATTCAACAAGCCTTAACCAACTTCATCCTCAAACCAAAAGTTCGCGCCAAGGTAGAGGAAGAATTTAAAAATAATCCACCAAAACCCTACAAATCTACCGTAAAAGATGTCACTCCCAAAGCATCTGCTATCATCGAAGAAAAGACTTCTAAAAAATCAAATCGCAACGCTGGTAAACAACGGTCTAGATAAAATATAGAGGCTGGGCAAAAACTAGCCAATAACTAAAAAAATACACAGACAGATTGAGCTGCTTCAGATGAAATCCAGCCGAACTGTCTGTGTTTTTCTTTCTGTTTCTACTCTCTTGGACTAATTTCTTAGCCAATTTCGTTAGATTCATGCTCATTAGGAGGAATCCTATCTCTGTTTCAACCACCTTTTGACCTCTGACATGGACTCTGCGCACGCCAAAAACACCCTTCATCCTACCAAATACAGGTTCGACATCCACCTTGCGTTTGGCATAAATGCGGGCTCCCTCTTTACTTGTCAATTCCTCTTTGACTAAGTTCTTGAAATAGTTCCACGTAGGATTATACTGAATTTGTTTGAGGTTTCCTTTTTCCGTCCGTGCTAACTGGTCTAACTCTTTACTAGCTTGTACAGGATCAGCTTCGTAAATCTTAATATCTTTCTCAAATCCATACTTGTCCATTCTTCGTGAATAATTCTTAAACGAGTAGACAACCCCATCTGGCTTTATCCATTGGTCAGAATCTTCCAAGTAAGTCCAGTTTTCAGGATTGGCATCACTCTTCTTGTAGCTTTTCTTCTGCTCTTTCTGATATGTTCCGTAGGGAATCAGAGGTGTTTTCTCCAGGTCATCAAGGATAAAGCTATAATTTTCTTCA
The nucleotide sequence above comes from Streptococcus sp. 29887. Encoded proteins:
- a CDS encoding segregation/condensation protein A, with the translated sequence MDIKLKDFEGPLDLLLHLVSKYQVDIYEVPITEVIEQYLAYIATLQAMRLEVAGEYMVMASQLMVIKSRRLLPKVVEQTDPEDDPEMDLLDQLEEYRKFKLLSEKLGEQHYERANYFSKPKLDLIYEDVQLAKDKTVIDIFLAFSKVMAEKQASLRQSHATIARDEYKIEDMMNFVRSRFQTSSRIELGQLFKESQDINEVITIFLATLELVKVHEIVLEQAETFGDIYLVRSEHESLS
- the xerD gene encoding site-specific tyrosine recombinase XerD, which translates into the protein MKQAIEAFIQSKKVSVNSQKSYTYDLQQFVELTKGDINQQSLLVYQQSLLDLKPAAQKRKLSTVNQFLYFLYERGRLDRFYKLQALTGPASVKKKLEREDLSLLFQDSPWLEGQLIALLIAYLGLIPSEIAELTSQQVNLDFQVLTVEKGATKRVLTLPKELLVYLEGHLTGMYVFDKKGQTYSRQWFFNRLTEFVQSIGKPDWTAQKLREQYILSQIDEGKSLDQIAKQLGLKTSMSLEKFR
- the cbpB gene encoding cyclic-di-AMP-binding protein CbpB, whose amino-acid sequence is MIAREFEAFLLDQEETFLTPADKLAVIIDTHNIDHAKLLLSHMTYSRVPVVTEDGRFFGTIGLTEIIKYQAEHELSDDELNRDISLIAKTDEETVGLDYDLTEVMRKLVDQSFLPVLGENREFLGIITRKSILKAINALLHNFPLASKEGKK
- a CDS encoding metallophosphoesterase, translated to MAGASKTILVMSDSHGDRQIVEEIKNHYLGKVDAIFHNGDSELDSQDSLWDGIQVVNGNCDYFGGYPDQLITQLGDVTIAQTHGHLYGINYGWQRLDYWAQEVDADICLYGHLHVPDAEVRGKTLFLNPGSVSQPRGLVRECLYALVTIYDDHFHVDYYNRHHQLFPALTKDISR
- a CDS encoding nucleoside-triphosphate diphosphatase; this translates as MTDKIYEYRDEHNWFIGKASFANLFGSFGETGREQEIYQIGQLFDKLIAGNYEDETFNQCVNIEVIKLQSDFALFQFACDVLNELNNRQFKALQHQGAILVTENDKLLLVHLTKDGVAMSDFFGQDKGLASVGDTILIATKNEGKTKEFRKFFERFGYQVENLNNYPDLPDVAETGMTFEENARLKAETIAELTGKMVLADDSGLKVDALGGLPGVWSARFSGPDATDELNNAKLLHELAMVFDLKNRSAQFHCTLVMAAPNRDSLVVEADWEGFIGMELRGENGFGYDPLFLVGETGKTSAELTLEEKNQISHRAQALEKLVEAFPVWQEQAKQS
- the racE gene encoding glutamate racemase gives rise to the protein MDNRPIGFLDSGVGGLTVVRELMRQLPHEEIVYIGDSARAPYGPRPAEQIREYTWELVRFLLTKNVKMIVLACNTATAIVLDEIKESLDIPVLGVILPGASAAIKATRNGKIGVLGTAMTIQSDIYRQKIQALSPGIQVESLACPKFVPLVESNGHQSSLAKKVVYDSLRPLVGQVDTLVLGCTHYPLLRPIIQNAMGKDVKLIDSGAECARDISVLLNYFEINRSRTEKDVQHRFYTTASPAAFKEIAESWMGIDIHVEHVEL
- a CDS encoding YneF family protein; the encoded protein is MQLGIGLVIVLVLVALAGGVALGIYLSRKQVENYIADKPVLDENALRLMMSQMGQKPSEAKVQQVLRQIKSQQKAASKKK
- a CDS encoding diaminopimelate decarboxylase; this translates as MTKTPFVSKEVLETITEQFPTPFHLYDEKGIRDKARALNAAFAWNKGFKEYFAVKATPTPAILKILQEEGCGVDCATDVEVLMSEKMGFKDIMFTSNDTQAQEFVYARKVGATINLDAYEHIEFLKNVAGIPETVCLRYNPGGVFSLGTDIMDHPEESKFGMTKDQLMKGYKELKELGVKEFGIHAFLASNTVTNDYYPVLARQLFELALEIREETGVTLDFINLSGGIGVNYRLDQEPNDIAVIGEGVRKAYEEILTPAGMGQVKIFTELGRFMLAPHGHLITKVLHRKETYRTYVGVDASAANLMRPAFYGAYHHITNITRPDAPIEVVDVAGSLCENNDKFAVNRELPRAEVGDTLVIHDSGAHGFSMGYNYNGRLRSSEILLQEDGTARMIRRAETPEDYFATIYGFEFDR
- a CDS encoding Bax inhibitor-1/YccA family protein is translated as MNNDSFIINQVDNTALNRFFGKIYAVVAMGIGLSALVSFLAVTVFQQFLYALLSAGSIVMMLVMLGQIALVVAASTMAAKNSPMALPMFLAYSVTNGLTISMVLMFYTTETVALAFLSAALMFAIMAVIGMTTKKNLSGMAQALRAALWGIMIASVINIFLRSSGISFAMSIVSVLVFSGLIAYDNQRIRNVFEQTGGNVQNGWVVSMALQLYLDFVNLFLNLLRIFGMMNRD
- a CDS encoding HD domain-containing protein translates to MGAYKKDKEYMAYVGHLIDTKKVQKLADIPHHYHSTRLEHSINVSYTSYKIAKKFGWDAKSTARGGLLHDLFFYDWRETKFNKSHAWVHPRIAKRNAEKLTKLNKVEEDIIVKHMFGATLAPPRYKESWIVTCVDKYWAVREFTLPLQYKWKNRKVLRFE
- a CDS encoding TrmH family RNA methyltransferase; amino-acid sequence: MEIIRSKSNNLVKQIKKLQQKKYRRSSYLIEGWHLLEEAVKAGATIQHILVVEEYVDRVAHMEQVTVVSPEIMQDLTDSKSPQGVLAQLALPSQDLPERLDGRFLVLEDVQDPGNVGTIIRTADAAGFDGVFLTDKSADIYNMKVLRSMQGSHFHLPIYRLPIGDILSTLKNNQVEILATTLSSQSVDYRQVAPGASFALVMGNEGQGISDFVAEEADQLVHITMPGQAESLNVAIAAGILVFSFI
- a CDS encoding acylphosphatase, coding for MRKVKMIASGRVQGVGFRWAVQFLAVEIGDIYGRVWNNDDGTVTILAQSENAEKLSHFIHEIRKGPSRMAKISYLDVTLANFDDYHDFQVSHR
- the yidC gene encoding membrane protein insertase YidC, whose translation is MKKNKRLLLASMALASLVFLAGCVKTDKKGVPTGEGWVYNYLVEPMGNLITFFAENQGLGFGLAIIVVTLIVRFVIMPLGIYQSWKATYQSEKMNYLKPILGPIQERMKNASSQEEQLAAQQEFFAAQKQYGVSVFGGMGCLPLLIQMPFFTALFYAARHTPGISEASFLGIPLGQPSMILTAVAGILYYAQSLLMQVGMDEEQKKQMQTVTYMNPIMIVIFSWTSPAGVTLYWVVGGIVGLIQQALTNFILKPKVRAKVEEEFKNNPPKPYKSTVKDVTPKASAIIEEKTSKKSNRNAGKQRSR